The following is a genomic window from uncultured Draconibacterium sp..
TATCGAAATTTTGATTTAAAATACCATTACTCTTATCTGCTTCTTTTTAAACTACCTCTTAATATCTAATTGACAAATTCGGTTTGCAGATAAGTTTGTAAAGCCCATTTTTTCTTAGTTTTGTGTTTATACGCTTCAAACAGGTGCTATTCCTGTTTTACAAAATAAAATTAAGAAAATATTGATGAACTACGGCATTTCTAATTTAAGTATTATTCCGGTTCGGCTTGAACCATCTGAAAAAAGCGAAATGGTTACACAGATTCTTTTTGGCGAACACTTTGAAATGCGCGAGCAAATGGTAGGCTGGACGAACGTTAAGTTGGCCTATGACGGTTACGAGGGCTGGATTGATACAAAAATGATTACGCCAATATCTATTCGTACATTAAACAAGATTGAAAAGAGCCCAACTGCCGTTACATCCGATATTATAACGATTGTTCCGGTTAACGAAGAGCAAAATCTTATGCTGGCCGCTGGAAGTACATTGCCGGTTTGGCGGCCTTATCTAAAACAGTTTTCGGTAATACAAGACACCTATCTGGCAACCGGAGATGTGATTTACGGTAAACTGAAAAATGCAAGAGAGATAGCCATAAAGCAGGCGTTGAAATACTTTAATGCACCTTATTTGTGGGGAGGAAGAACTCCTTTTGGTGTTGATTGCAGTGGTTTTACCCAAATAATTTATAAAATGATTGGCATTAAATTACCCCGCGATGCCAGCGAGCAGGTAAAAATAGGAACGGCAATGAGTTTTGTTGACGAGGCAGAGCCCGGCGACCTTGCTTTTTTCGATGATGAGGAAGGAAATATTGTTCATGTGGGAATTATCTGGAAACGAAATAAAATCATTCATGCATCGGGGCAGGTGCGTATTGATAATGTCGATCAGTTTGGAATTTTTAATATCGATACGCAACGTTATACCCACAAAATGCGAGTAATGAAGAAAATAATAGAATAAAATGGAAAACATTGAGCTTGTTATTTACGTTGCCCTTTTTGTTGCCGCTATCTATATGGTTGTAAAACATTGGAAAACAGGTCGTAAGAAGTAGTGTTTCTCGAAGTTTTTGTTGTTTTTATACGAAATTTGTAGTTGTAAAAACAGTTTTACCGCAAACTTTTTCTTCCGACATTTCGGTCACGATCTCGTTTAGCGTCATCGTTTTTTTGCTTTTGACTTTTCATTTTTAACTTTAGTCCTTAAAATTTATCCTTAATTCTTCTAAAATGTATACCTATAAATATCCGCGTGCAGCCCTTACTGTTGATGCTATTGTTTTTGTAAAATCAGGTAAAGAAACTTCGGTTTTGCTGATTGAACGGGGGAGGGAGCCTTTTAAAAACAGGTGGGCCTTACCCGGAGGTTTTATCGAAATGGACGAAACATTGGAACAGGCTTGCATTCGTGAACTGGAGGAAGAAACAGGTTTGCAAATTGAAAAAATGCAGCAATTTGGAGCTTATGATGCCATTAACCGCGATCCACGCCATCGTACTATTTCCGTAGTTTATTCGGTGGAGTTGAAAGAACAAAAGCCGGTAAAAGGCAGCGATGATGCTGCACAGGCAAAGTGGTTTTCATTGGAAGATTTACCGGAGCTGGCATTTGATCATGCTGAGATTTTAGCCGATTTCTTTAAATAAAACATTCATGATTCCCGGAAATCACCAATAGTGATGCAAATTTTCAGCTAACTTTCCCTCATTTCTTCTCTTTGTAAAAAGAGGGGGACGATTGTGAGCGAAGGCACAATCAGGGTGAGTCAATATATTTTGAACCAGTTATTGCTATTGATTCTTAAAAGACTTTCAGAAAAAAATAGCGGTAAAGAAATATGAAATCTTAACCGCTATTTCTATTTATATATGTAAATCTTCGTTAGAACTTCCAACGCATATCAACCCACAGTTTATCGCCCAGTTCCCACCAGCGGTTTATTGCCGAGCGCAACGAAGCGTTACTGTACCCCGTAAGGTATTCGCGACACAACTGGGTTGGATTTCCGTTAGCAGCATTTTCCTTGTCTTTTTTCAGCAATTCCATGGCGTGGTTTTCAACGAACTCAGTTTCATTTAAAACCTTATTTTCAAATTCTGAGACAACTGGTTCAACTATTTTTTTTCCGGTGCCCCAGTTTACTAAAGCCAAGCGGTTGGCGCGGGTAAATGCCCACATGGCCGACTGGCGGCTAAAATGTTTGTGTCCGCAATAGTTGTAAGCATCGGGTAAACTCAGGTTGCCACAATAAATGGGCACGCGTGGCGATAACCGTGGAATATCGAGACTAAACCAAACTTTGCCGCCAATTTCGTTTGGAAGGTCATCGCGCAGTTGTGCAATCCATGAGTACGAACAATACTGCACCGAAATGGGGCGGCGACGGTAAACAGAATTCTCTTTCAGGGCATTCATCAAATCACGCTTATCTTTTGCCAGCCACGGGTGAGCTGCGGGGCTGATGATCGTATCGATCACTTCTTCGCCATTATCATTCTTTGTTTTGTGGGCAACTTTCAGGTTGCGAATCGTTTCATATTCCGTACCATCATAAGTCTGCTTGTACAAGGCAATCACTTCGCTGATATTTACTTTTTTCTCTACTTTCACAGAGAACGGCAATTCATCGGCGTCGAATTTCAGGTGTAAACCCGGTGCCATTGAACTTAACACAAAATACTCACGAATATTGAATGGTTTCTCGCCGCTGTAGGCTTTCCAGAATTTAAACGGTTCTTTTCCGTCCCAATATCCCAGCTCTTTGGCCACTTCAAAAACATTGTCGGAAGCCATGTAATAATCCGGATTATTCAGATCAAGTTCTCCAATTCGTGGAATATTCGCTGAAATTCCCACATGATCATCCGGAATACGTTGGGCAGCCCAAACACCACCAATTTTATCCGGTCCTTCGCCAAAAATCTCCAGTTGCCACACCTCTTTGGTATCGGCAATGGTTATACATTCGCCGTAATCAGCAAAGCCGTATTCTTTGATTAATTCTCCAATCAGTTTTATAGC
Proteins encoded in this region:
- a CDS encoding C40 family peptidase gives rise to the protein MNYGISNLSIIPVRLEPSEKSEMVTQILFGEHFEMREQMVGWTNVKLAYDGYEGWIDTKMITPISIRTLNKIEKSPTAVTSDIITIVPVNEEQNLMLAAGSTLPVWRPYLKQFSVIQDTYLATGDVIYGKLKNAREIAIKQALKYFNAPYLWGGRTPFGVDCSGFTQIIYKMIGIKLPRDASEQVKIGTAMSFVDEAEPGDLAFFDDEEGNIVHVGIIWKRNKIIHASGQVRIDNVDQFGIFNIDTQRYTHKMRVMKKIIE
- a CDS encoding NUDIX hydrolase; the encoded protein is MYTYKYPRAALTVDAIVFVKSGKETSVLLIERGREPFKNRWALPGGFIEMDETLEQACIRELEEETGLQIEKMQQFGAYDAINRDPRHRTISVVYSVELKEQKPVKGSDDAAQAKWFSLEDLPELAFDHAEILADFFK
- a CDS encoding C69 family dipeptidase — translated: MLRISLLLTLILSSASLLLAQPDETRNESCTSIMFGKDATDDGSVITAHTCDAYYRTWVNFVPSQKFDRDTTHKVYWGTMHTQTAWSKDGLELKGEIPEARETYAYLNTAYPCINEKQLAIGETTISGREELKNENGLFLIEELERIALQRCTKARDAIKLIGELIKEYGFADYGECITIADTKEVWQLEIFGEGPDKIGGVWAAQRIPDDHVGISANIPRIGELDLNNPDYYMASDNVFEVAKELGYWDGKEPFKFWKAYSGEKPFNIREYFVLSSMAPGLHLKFDADELPFSVKVEKKVNISEVIALYKQTYDGTEYETIRNLKVAHKTKNDNGEEVIDTIISPAAHPWLAKDKRDLMNALKENSVYRRRPISVQYCSYSWIAQLRDDLPNEIGGKVWFSLDIPRLSPRVPIYCGNLSLPDAYNYCGHKHFSRQSAMWAFTRANRLALVNWGTGKKIVEPVVSEFENKVLNETEFVENHAMELLKKDKENAANGNPTQLCREYLTGYSNASLRSAINRWWELGDKLWVDMRWKF